One Rhizobiales bacterium GAS188 DNA window includes the following coding sequences:
- a CDS encoding PAS domain S-box-containing protein has translation MSAMLGRAIHRLNRGVPILPRPTIAPFETLISLIGEIDPDLVGLALVDRDLRIVERDSHISCWLPDPGQRCTDCAVLFGMDEAILALIDGERSSLVIPSVELSSAGQPLSLDIAISWHAGREHFVIASYPDHRSPEGEWLLATERRQKRLAEERLQAIGLHFEIEQARYRHIVEAGTDLVLRFTQDRILTFANKAALGLAAAREHDVIGRPLVEIFGPQLNPDPWERLAAPDEKLLSFEQAVRTANGDTAWIWWHVSAVGGTGSGVEYQAIGRDITVLHKLRQETERANANAQAAAATQERLRIARELHDTLIQSTMAVLAQIRLAQALLRADPAALPAALASAEEATRSSIDQARGAVAEFRLPQDESLQAGIRRRFAELELRAGIAVALSLDQGVDRLPGDLAGPVLKILDEAIRNIERHAQARQVSVEVSVEESVEAKAAPSVHSDTRLAVIIRDDGRGFDLAGAPAGHFGIVGMQEHARLAGGSLAIESAAGKGTTVRLSLPLASVERGGDGGRRRRSS, from the coding sequence ATGTCGGCTATGCTCGGTCGTGCTATTCACCGGCTGAACCGAGGCGTTCCGATCCTTCCGCGACCAACTATCGCTCCCTTCGAGACGCTGATCTCGCTTATCGGCGAGATTGATCCCGACCTCGTCGGGCTGGCGCTCGTGGATCGAGATTTGCGCATCGTCGAGCGGGACTCTCATATCAGCTGCTGGCTTCCGGATCCCGGCCAGAGATGCACGGATTGCGCGGTGCTGTTCGGCATGGACGAGGCGATCCTCGCTCTCATCGACGGCGAGCGATCATCGCTCGTCATTCCCTCTGTCGAGCTCTCGTCGGCAGGCCAACCGCTCAGCCTCGACATTGCGATCAGCTGGCATGCCGGCCGCGAGCATTTCGTCATCGCCTCTTATCCCGACCATCGCTCGCCGGAAGGCGAGTGGCTGCTCGCAACGGAGCGCCGGCAGAAACGGCTCGCCGAAGAGCGATTGCAGGCGATCGGCCTGCATTTCGAGATCGAGCAGGCACGTTATCGGCATATTGTCGAAGCCGGCACCGATCTCGTGCTGCGCTTCACGCAAGACCGCATCCTGACCTTCGCCAATAAAGCGGCGCTCGGCCTGGCTGCTGCGCGCGAGCATGACGTCATCGGGCGTCCGCTCGTCGAGATCTTCGGGCCGCAGCTGAACCCTGACCCCTGGGAAAGGCTCGCCGCCCCCGACGAAAAGCTGCTCTCCTTCGAGCAGGCCGTGCGTACCGCCAATGGCGACACGGCCTGGATCTGGTGGCATGTCAGCGCCGTCGGCGGGACGGGATCGGGGGTGGAATATCAGGCGATCGGCCGCGACATCACGGTTCTTCACAAGCTCCGCCAGGAGACCGAGCGCGCCAATGCGAACGCACAAGCCGCGGCCGCGACGCAGGAACGCTTGAGGATCGCGCGCGAGCTGCACGACACCTTGATCCAGTCGACCATGGCGGTGCTCGCCCAGATCCGCCTGGCGCAGGCTCTGCTGCGCGCCGATCCGGCAGCGCTTCCGGCCGCGCTCGCCAGCGCCGAAGAAGCGACGCGCAGCTCCATCGATCAGGCGCGCGGGGCCGTCGCCGAATTCCGCCTGCCTCAGGACGAATCCCTGCAGGCAGGCATTCGCCGGCGATTCGCCGAGCTCGAGCTGAGAGCGGGCATCGCAGTCGCTCTCTCGCTCGACCAGGGCGTCGATCGCCTGCCCGGCGATCTTGCCGGACCGGTTCTCAAGATCCTCGATGAGGCGATCCGCAATATCGAGCGCCATGCGCAGGCGCGCCAAGTCTCTGTCGAAGTCTCGGTCGAGGAATCGGTCGAGGCCAAGGCGGCGCCCTCCGTGCATAGCGACACCCGATTGGCGGTCATCATTCGCGATGACGGAAGAGGATTCGATCTGGCGGGCGCGCCTGCCGGACATTTCGGCATAGTCGGGATGCAGGAACATGCGAGGCTTGCCGGCGGCTCTCTCGCTATCGAGAGCGCTGCGGGCAAGGGCACGACGGTGAGGCTGAGCCTTCCCCTCGCGAGTGTTGAAAGAGGAGGCGATGGTGGCCGGCGCCGAAGATCAAGCTGA
- a CDS encoding transcriptional regulator, DeoR family, protein MNRPLAISRQDHILNSLDAAGSVSVSVLAERLGVSRETIRRDLKALADQGRANLVHGGAARGPSAEPSLAAREAANASGKAAIGRKAASFIEEGMVVLLDSGSTTLALASALVERKDLTVLTNSLPIALLLCRSSGVRVTMLGGEIDANDEAAFGVDTLSTLQHFRVDLVFIGVGGISVDGEFTDYSRLAAEQRHMMMKAGQKVYVVADHTKFERRTPVRMAPVAHIAGLIVDKAPSESVTDALAARHWPIILAGA, encoded by the coding sequence ATGAACCGCCCGCTCGCCATCAGCCGCCAGGATCATATCTTGAACAGCCTCGATGCGGCGGGCTCCGTCAGCGTCTCGGTGCTGGCCGAGCGGCTCGGCGTGTCGCGCGAGACGATCCGCCGCGACCTCAAGGCGCTCGCCGATCAGGGGCGCGCCAATCTGGTGCATGGCGGAGCGGCGCGCGGCCCCTCCGCCGAGCCCTCGCTCGCGGCGCGCGAAGCCGCCAATGCCAGCGGCAAAGCGGCGATCGGCCGCAAGGCCGCGAGCTTCATCGAGGAGGGCATGGTGGTGCTCCTCGATTCGGGATCGACGACGCTCGCCCTCGCTTCGGCCCTGGTCGAGCGCAAGGACCTGACGGTGCTCACCAACAGCCTGCCGATCGCGCTCCTGCTGTGCCGTTCCTCGGGTGTCAGGGTCACCATGCTGGGGGGCGAGATCGACGCCAATGACGAGGCTGCCTTCGGGGTCGACACCCTCTCGACGCTCCAGCATTTCCGGGTCGATCTCGTCTTCATCGGGGTCGGCGGCATCTCGGTCGATGGCGAGTTCACCGATTATTCGCGGCTCGCGGCCGAGCAGCGCCACATGATGATGAAGGCCGGGCAGAAGGTCTATGTGGTCGCCGACCACACCAAGTTCGAGCGGCGCACGCCCGTCCGGATGGCGCCCGTCGCGCATATCGCAGGATTGATCGTCGACAAGGCGCCCTCCGAGTCGGTGACGGACGCGCTGGCGGCCCGCCATTGGCCGATCATCCTCGCCGGGGCCTGA
- a CDS encoding EamA-like transporter family protein: MHLDLTVFLAVLTAAALHAGWNALIKIRLDPFLAMTLICFACGVIALPALLVTGLPKAAAWPWIIASVAIHLGYYLFLAEAYRRADMGQIYPIARGAAPLMTAVVSLFVVHDPISLGNGLGIALLGCGVLLISLRGHRHLVAPSRIAISCALLTAVTIAAYTIVDGIGARVAGDANAYAAALFTVDAYPMLLLCLWWKGVDGIKPVFGFLAPGFAGGAMSLAAYWIAIWAMTVAPIALVAAIRETSILFAGLIAVIFLKEPMTRVRAASAALILGGLVCMRVF, from the coding sequence ATGCATCTCGATCTCACCGTCTTCCTCGCCGTATTGACGGCGGCGGCGCTGCATGCCGGCTGGAACGCCCTCATCAAGATCCGGCTCGATCCCTTCCTGGCGATGACGCTGATCTGCTTTGCCTGCGGCGTCATCGCGCTGCCGGCGCTTCTCGTCACCGGGCTGCCCAAGGCTGCGGCCTGGCCCTGGATCATCGCCTCGGTCGCCATCCATCTCGGCTATTACCTGTTCTTGGCCGAGGCCTATCGGCGCGCCGATATGGGGCAGATCTACCCGATCGCACGCGGGGCCGCCCCGCTGATGACGGCGGTCGTCTCGCTGTTCGTGGTGCATGACCCGATCAGCCTCGGCAACGGCCTCGGCATCGCGCTGCTCGGATGTGGCGTCCTCCTCATCTCGCTACGCGGGCACCGTCATCTCGTGGCGCCGAGCCGCATCGCCATCAGCTGCGCGCTGCTGACCGCGGTGACTATCGCCGCCTACACCATCGTCGACGGCATCGGCGCGCGCGTCGCCGGCGACGCCAACGCCTATGCGGCGGCGCTGTTCACGGTCGACGCCTATCCGATGCTGCTGCTCTGCCTGTGGTGGAAGGGGGTGGACGGGATCAAGCCGGTCTTCGGCTTCCTGGCGCCCGGTTTCGCCGGCGGGGCGATGTCGCTCGCCGCCTATTGGATCGCCATCTGGGCCATGACGGTCGCCCCCATCGCGCTGGTCGCGGCCATACGCGAGACCAGCATCCTGTTCGCCGGGCTGATCGCCGTGATCTTCCTGAAGGAGCCTATGACGCGGGTGCGGGCCGCCTCCGCGGCGCTCATCCTAGGCGGGCTCGTCTGCATGCGCGTATTCTGA
- a CDS encoding 2-aminoethylphosphonate--pyruvate transaminase, protein MTSKNPTPKNPTHKNLTSLHPALSETGDPFLLTPGPLTTSRSVKAAMIHDWGSRDAAFVAINKAVLERLPEIAKGGGDYVTVPMQGSGTFAVEAMLTSFVPANGKVLLLINGAYGHRAKRILDIARRNLVVHETPEDTPPDLAEVERVLKRTPDITHVFAVHCETTSGILNPIERIGALAAAHGKSFLLDSMSAFGALPLDLPKTHVDAVAASSNKCIEGVPGLGFVICRREALVGTKGQATTLVLDLHDQWANFEKTGQYRFTPPIHVIVAFHQALQEFAAEGGVEGRGGRYRNNCCILTAGMRALGFRTLLKDELQAPIIVTFHMPTHPRFAFQRFYDGLKDRGYVIYPGKLTVADSFRIGCIGRLGEKEMHGALAAVREVLDEMGVNDPAAKAA, encoded by the coding sequence ATGACATCCAAGAATCCGACTCCCAAGAATCCGACACACAAGAACCTCACCTCGCTGCATCCCGCTCTCTCCGAGACCGGCGACCCGTTCCTGCTGACGCCGGGGCCGCTCACCACCTCGCGCAGCGTGAAGGCCGCCATGATTCATGATTGGGGCTCGCGCGATGCGGCTTTCGTCGCCATCAACAAGGCGGTGCTGGAGCGCCTTCCCGAGATCGCCAAGGGCGGCGGCGATTATGTAACGGTGCCGATGCAAGGCTCCGGCACCTTCGCGGTCGAGGCGATGCTGACGAGCTTCGTGCCGGCGAACGGCAAGGTCCTGCTCCTCATCAACGGCGCCTATGGCCACCGCGCCAAGCGCATCCTCGATATCGCCAGGCGCAATCTGGTCGTGCATGAGACGCCCGAGGACACACCCCCCGACCTCGCCGAGGTCGAGCGCGTCCTGAAGCGCACTCCGGACATCACCCATGTCTTCGCGGTGCATTGCGAGACGACATCGGGCATCCTCAACCCGATCGAGAGGATCGGCGCGCTCGCTGCCGCCCATGGCAAAAGCTTCCTCCTCGATTCCATGAGCGCCTTCGGGGCCCTGCCGCTCGATCTGCCGAAGACGCATGTCGATGCGGTCGCGGCCTCCTCGAACAAATGCATCGAGGGCGTGCCGGGCCTCGGCTTCGTCATCTGCCGGCGCGAGGCGCTGGTCGGGACCAAGGGCCAGGCGACCACGCTCGTCCTCGATCTTCACGACCAATGGGCGAATTTCGAGAAGACCGGGCAATACCGCTTCACGCCGCCGATCCATGTCATCGTCGCCTTCCATCAGGCGCTGCAGGAATTCGCGGCGGAAGGCGGGGTCGAGGGCCGGGGAGGGCGCTATCGCAATAATTGCTGCATCCTGACCGCGGGCATGCGGGCGCTCGGCTTCCGCACCTTGCTGAAGGACGAGCTGCAGGCGCCCATCATCGTCACCTTCCACATGCCGACCCATCCGCGCTTCGCCTTCCAGCGCTTTTATGATGGGCTCAAGGATCGCGGCTATGTCATCTATCCGGGCAAGCTGACGGTCGCCGATTCCTTCCGCATCGGCTGCATCGGGCGGCTCGGCGAAAAGGAGATGCACGGCGCGCTCGCGGCTGTCCGCGAAGTGCTCGACGAGATGGGCGTGAACGATCCGGCCGCCAAGGCCGCTTGA
- a CDS encoding phosphonoacetate hydrolase: MNMQQRPIVTANGRDYRFPATPTVAVCIDGSEPGYIEAAIKAGLAPNLDRIMKSGSHLLAQSVIPSFTNPNNISIITGHPPKLHGIAGNYFYDRATGQEVMMNDARFLRAPTIMQAFHDAGARVAVVTAKDKLRTLLGNGLDHASGRAIAFSSERADKATKAENGIENVLAFVGKPLPEVYSADLSEFVFAAGVKLLKSFRPDVMYLSTTDYVQHKAAPGSKTANDFYAMLDRYVGLLDAEGCVLALTADHGMNDKHKADGSPDVIYLQDLFDGWTGKGAARVILPITDPYVAHHGALGSFATVYLPEGADLAKLRGQLGAIEGVELVLSSPEACARFDLPADRIGDLVVVSTRHKVLGTSAARHDLSGLTEPLRSHGGLTEQVVPMIVNRKLDWPRERQLHNYDIFAVALNHVTS, encoded by the coding sequence ATGAACATGCAGCAAAGGCCGATCGTCACCGCTAATGGGCGCGACTACCGCTTCCCGGCGACCCCCACGGTCGCGGTGTGCATCGACGGCTCGGAGCCGGGCTATATCGAAGCGGCGATCAAGGCGGGGCTCGCCCCCAATCTCGATCGCATCATGAAGAGCGGATCGCATCTTCTGGCGCAATCGGTGATCCCGAGCTTCACCAACCCGAACAACATCTCGATCATCACCGGCCATCCGCCCAAGCTGCACGGCATCGCCGGCAATTATTTCTACGACCGGGCGACCGGCCAGGAGGTGATGATGAACGATGCGCGCTTCCTGCGCGCCCCGACCATCATGCAAGCCTTCCACGACGCCGGCGCCAGGGTCGCCGTGGTCACCGCCAAGGACAAGTTGCGCACCCTCCTCGGCAATGGGCTCGATCACGCGAGCGGGCGCGCCATCGCTTTCTCCTCGGAGAGGGCCGACAAGGCGACCAAGGCCGAGAACGGCATCGAGAATGTGCTTGCCTTCGTCGGCAAGCCCCTGCCCGAAGTCTATTCGGCGGATCTGTCGGAATTCGTGTTCGCGGCCGGCGTCAAGCTGCTCAAGAGCTTCCGCCCCGATGTGATGTATCTGTCGACGACCGATTATGTGCAGCACAAGGCAGCGCCCGGCTCGAAGACGGCCAATGATTTCTACGCCATGCTCGACCGTTATGTCGGCCTGCTCGATGCCGAAGGGTGCGTGCTGGCGCTGACCGCCGATCACGGCATGAACGACAAGCACAAGGCGGATGGCTCGCCCGACGTCATTTATCTGCAGGACCTGTTCGACGGCTGGACCGGCAAGGGCGCCGCACGCGTGATCTTGCCGATCACCGACCCCTATGTCGCCCATCACGGTGCGCTCGGCTCCTTCGCCACCGTCTACCTGCCGGAAGGCGCCGACCTCGCGAAGCTGAGGGGGCAGCTCGGCGCGATCGAGGGTGTGGAGCTGGTGCTGTCGAGCCCCGAGGCTTGCGCCCGCTTCGACCTGCCGGCCGACCGTATCGGGGATCTCGTCGTCGTCTCGACGCGCCACAAGGTGCTCGGCACGAGTGCTGCGCGCCACGATCTCTCCGGTCTCACCGAGCCCTTGCGCTCGCATGGCGGGCTCACCGAGCAGGTCGTGCCGATGATCGTCAACCGCAAGCTCGACTGGCCGCGCGAGCGGCAATTGCACAATTACGATATCTTCGCCGTCGCGCTCAATCATGTGACGAGCTGA
- a CDS encoding phosphonoacetaldehyde dehydrogenase, translated as MNVETKPAIRRESMRIAGKLVTTEDVVEVFNPYTNAVIGTVPAGRPEHVREAFAKARAYRPTLSRYERQRILQTTAETLRDRKEEFARLITAESGLCWKDSLYEASRAYDVWSFAAQLTIKDDGEIYSCDISPNGKSRKIFTTRLPLLGVISAITPFNHPLNMVSHKLAPAIATNNRVVLKPTELTPLTALALADVLYEAGLPPEMLSVVTGNPRTMGDAMITDPDCDLITFTGSVRVGKYIAEKAGYRRIVLELGGNDPLIVMEDADLDKAAELAVQGATKNSGQRCTAVKRILVVESIADAFAARVLAKAKTLSCGDPMDPSVDIGTVINEQAAQLFERRVSDAVGKGAELLHGAKRHGAHFPPTVLDRVPYDCELVHEETFGPVIPIIRVPDAIDEVIRISNSTAYGLSSGVCTNRMDYITKFIAGLEVGTVNVWEVPGYRIEMSPFGGIKDSGLGYKEGVVEAMKSFTNIRTWSMPWA; from the coding sequence ATGAATGTCGAGACCAAACCCGCCATCCGCCGCGAATCGATGCGCATCGCCGGCAAGCTCGTCACGACCGAGGATGTCGTCGAGGTCTTCAACCCCTACACCAATGCGGTGATCGGCACGGTGCCGGCCGGCCGGCCCGAGCATGTGCGCGAGGCCTTCGCCAAGGCGCGCGCCTATCGGCCGACGCTCAGCCGCTATGAGCGCCAGCGCATCCTGCAGACGACGGCCGAGACGCTGCGCGACCGCAAGGAGGAGTTCGCGCGCCTGATCACGGCGGAATCGGGATTGTGCTGGAAGGATTCGCTCTATGAGGCGAGCCGGGCCTATGATGTCTGGTCCTTCGCGGCCCAGCTCACCATCAAGGATGATGGCGAGATCTATTCCTGCGACATCAGCCCGAACGGCAAGAGCCGCAAGATCTTCACCACGCGCCTGCCGCTGCTCGGCGTGATCTCGGCCATCACCCCCTTCAACCATCCGCTCAACATGGTGAGCCATAAGCTCGCCCCGGCCATCGCCACCAATAACCGCGTGGTGCTCAAGCCGACCGAGCTGACGCCGCTTACGGCGCTGGCGCTCGCGGACGTGCTCTACGAGGCGGGGCTGCCGCCCGAGATGCTCTCCGTGGTCACCGGCAATCCGCGCACCATGGGCGATGCCATGATCACCGATCCCGATTGCGACCTCATCACCTTCACGGGCTCGGTGCGGGTCGGCAAATACATCGCCGAGAAGGCGGGCTATCGCCGCATCGTGCTCGAGCTCGGCGGCAATGATCCCCTGATCGTCATGGAGGATGCCGACCTCGACAAGGCGGCTGAGCTCGCCGTGCAGGGAGCGACCAAGAATTCGGGCCAGCGCTGCACCGCCGTCAAGCGCATCCTGGTGGTGGAGAGCATCGCCGATGCCTTCGCGGCGCGCGTGCTCGCCAAGGCGAAGACGCTCAGCTGCGGGGATCCGATGGACCCGTCCGTCGATATCGGCACCGTCATCAACGAGCAGGCGGCGCAGCTCTTCGAGCGGCGCGTCAGCGACGCTGTCGGCAAGGGCGCCGAGCTCCTGCATGGGGCGAAGCGTCACGGCGCGCACTTTCCGCCGACGGTGCTCGACCGCGTCCCCTATGATTGCGAGCTCGTGCATGAGGAGACCTTCGGCCCCGTCATCCCGATCATCCGCGTTCCCGACGCGATCGATGAGGTGATCCGCATCTCCAATTCCACGGCCTATGGCCTCTCATCGGGTGTGTGCACCAACCGCATGGACTACATCACCAAATTCATCGCCGGCCTCGAAGTCGGCACCGTCAATGTCTGGGAGGTGCCGGGCTATCGCATCGAGATGTCGCCATTCGGAGGCATCAAGGATTCGGGCCTCGGCTACAAGGAAGGCGTGGTCGAGGCGATGAAGAGCTTCACCAATATCCGCACCTGGTCGATGCCCTGGGCCTGA
- a CDS encoding DNA-binding transcriptional regulator, CsgD family, with the protein MAFDSEFLPAVNLIYQSVLEPDNWPAILAAITTSLQSEHSILVTDKTPGSRFALGVTAGLSDEDAARFLSPETAALWKPWQQSMPKARFVPTWKYVSDQEMEQSDMFQMVVRPANGYHGLCLQQETPDLSFHMAICRPRRLGRYNLEEAACAQALVPHLTTALQLQQRLGQSEARSLGLGALLDRLNDGAIVIDEAGRPLFLNATALAMVDAGDALRLGPGGTLRAASAQDSERLSAAINAVLRSQSTPIMVCVERGGGQSRLLLSLFPVERLDMQMPGSHTPRAAIFVREATQPPRVNQAILREVFNLTSRESETAALLASGLAPKDIAAALGQRIGTVRFNMKRIFEKTGAHSQASLVALVLGAAG; encoded by the coding sequence ATGGCTTTCGATTCCGAGTTCCTGCCCGCCGTCAATCTGATCTATCAGTCGGTGCTGGAGCCGGACAACTGGCCCGCAATCCTTGCCGCCATCACAACGTCGTTGCAGAGCGAGCACAGCATTCTCGTCACGGATAAGACGCCGGGCTCGCGATTTGCCCTTGGGGTCACGGCGGGATTGAGCGACGAGGACGCTGCGCGCTTCCTCTCGCCTGAGACGGCGGCCTTGTGGAAACCCTGGCAGCAATCCATGCCCAAGGCGCGGTTCGTGCCGACCTGGAAATATGTCTCCGACCAGGAGATGGAGCAGAGCGACATGTTTCAAATGGTCGTTCGACCGGCGAACGGCTATCACGGCCTGTGCTTGCAGCAGGAGACACCGGACCTATCGTTCCACATGGCGATCTGCCGGCCACGAAGATTGGGCCGCTACAACCTCGAGGAGGCGGCGTGCGCCCAAGCCCTGGTTCCGCATCTCACGACGGCGCTGCAACTCCAGCAGCGGCTTGGGCAGAGCGAAGCGCGCTCTCTTGGGCTCGGCGCCTTGCTCGACCGGTTGAACGACGGCGCGATCGTCATTGACGAAGCGGGCCGGCCGCTATTCCTCAACGCGACGGCGTTGGCAATGGTCGATGCGGGTGACGCCCTACGACTGGGGCCCGGCGGCACGCTGCGGGCAGCCTCCGCCCAGGACAGCGAGAGGTTGAGCGCGGCGATCAACGCGGTTCTACGGTCGCAATCGACCCCGATAATGGTCTGCGTCGAGCGCGGCGGCGGGCAATCGCGATTGCTGCTCAGCCTGTTTCCGGTCGAACGGCTCGATATGCAAATGCCGGGGAGCCATACCCCGCGAGCTGCGATCTTCGTACGCGAAGCCACCCAGCCGCCCAGGGTCAACCAGGCGATCCTGCGCGAGGTCTTCAATCTGACCAGCCGCGAGAGCGAGACCGCCGCATTGCTGGCCTCGGGCCTCGCTCCCAAGGACATCGCTGCCGCCTTGGGACAGAGGATCGGCACGGTGCGCTTCAACATGAAGCGGATATTCGAGAAGACCGGAGCGCACAGCCAGGCATCGCTCGTCGCATTGGTGCTCGGCGCCGCCGGCTGA
- a CDS encoding transcriptional regulator, ArsR family encodes MLRPIALAEIGSLIGDPGRANMLDALLDGRALTARELAFSAGVAPQTASGHLAKLLDAGLILVEQHGRHRYHRLASAEVARLLESIAQFASQADRQPRGRGVRTGPRDEALQVARTCYDHFAGRLGVGIADALQARGQIELDQDGGSVTEAGQAFLRNFGVALEPVKRASRLFCRPCLDWSERRPHLGGKVGIAIACRCFELGWVKRVDGTRAVTVTPKGQRGLREAFEISFLGS; translated from the coding sequence ATGCTTCGTCCCATCGCACTCGCAGAGATCGGCTCACTGATCGGCGACCCCGGCCGGGCCAATATGCTCGACGCGCTCCTCGACGGCCGCGCGCTGACGGCAAGGGAATTGGCCTTCTCTGCCGGCGTCGCGCCGCAGACCGCGAGCGGACATCTGGCGAAGCTGCTGGATGCCGGGCTGATCCTGGTGGAGCAGCATGGGCGACATCGCTACCATCGGTTGGCTTCCGCCGAAGTCGCGCGGCTGCTCGAAAGCATCGCACAATTCGCGAGCCAGGCGGACCGCCAGCCCCGCGGCCGTGGCGTTCGCACCGGGCCGCGCGACGAGGCGCTACAGGTTGCGCGGACTTGCTATGATCATTTCGCCGGCCGCCTCGGCGTCGGCATCGCCGATGCGCTGCAGGCTCGTGGCCAGATCGAGCTCGATCAGGATGGCGGCAGCGTCACGGAGGCGGGCCAGGCATTCCTGCGCAATTTCGGCGTCGCCCTCGAGCCCGTGAAACGCGCCAGTCGCCTGTTCTGCCGGCCTTGCCTGGATTGGAGCGAACGGCGACCGCATCTCGGCGGGAAGGTCGGGATCGCGATCGCCTGCCGCTGCTTCGAGCTCGGATGGGTGAAGAGAGTGGACGGTACCCGCGCCGTCACGGTCACGCCAAAGGGTCAGCGCGGCCTTCGGGAGGCGTTCGAGATCAGTTTCCTCGGGAGCTGA
- a CDS encoding transcriptional regulator, LysR family, whose product MTDLRLFDLNLLVAFDALMAERNVTRAARRVSLGQPAMSHALSRLRELFGDPLFIRTAEAMRPTTRALELAPSIGRVLAEIRESVLKDRAFAPEQAEITFRVGASDHIELAILPAVLAALRSAAPKARIAVTSVDRDRLGAMLESGAIDLAIGYFPDPSSALTTELLFHEDLVCLFDAEACGVSAPLTLEAYLDLPHIVMSLRGELNGVVDRLIERAGRKRFVLMATPHFLAIPFLLHGFRAAAAVPRRLAENCRDVAGLSMSPLPVAVDGFDVSMQWHARTETDPAQIWFRELVRASGRSEPRTSRRRKGKR is encoded by the coding sequence ATGACCGATTTACGTCTCTTCGATCTCAACTTGCTGGTCGCTTTCGACGCCTTGATGGCGGAAAGGAACGTGACGCGTGCGGCGCGGCGCGTCAGCCTGGGGCAGCCGGCCATGAGCCATGCCCTATCACGTCTGCGTGAGTTGTTCGGCGACCCGCTCTTCATCCGCACGGCCGAGGCGATGCGGCCGACCACGAGAGCGCTCGAGCTCGCGCCCTCCATTGGGCGGGTTCTCGCTGAGATTCGCGAAAGCGTCCTCAAGGATCGTGCCTTCGCGCCCGAGCAGGCGGAGATCACTTTCCGCGTGGGTGCGTCAGATCACATCGAGCTCGCGATTCTCCCCGCTGTGCTCGCGGCTCTGCGGTCAGCGGCTCCCAAGGCACGCATCGCCGTGACCTCGGTTGACCGCGACCGGCTGGGCGCAATGCTGGAGAGTGGAGCGATCGACCTGGCGATCGGCTATTTTCCGGACCCGAGCAGCGCGCTGACGACGGAGCTGCTGTTCCACGAGGACCTCGTCTGCCTCTTCGATGCCGAGGCCTGCGGCGTCTCGGCGCCGCTCACGCTCGAAGCTTATCTCGACCTTCCGCATATCGTCATGTCGCTGCGTGGAGAGCTGAACGGCGTCGTCGATCGCCTGATCGAGCGCGCCGGCAGGAAGCGCTTCGTCTTGATGGCAACGCCCCATTTTCTCGCCATTCCGTTCTTGCTGCACGGCTTTCGCGCAGCGGCGGCCGTGCCCCGACGGCTCGCGGAGAATTGCCGGGATGTGGCCGGCTTGAGCATGAGCCCGCTGCCCGTCGCAGTCGACGGCTTCGATGTCTCGATGCAATGGCATGCGCGCACCGAGACCGATCCGGCACAGATTTGGTTTCGAGAGCTGGTGCGGGCGTCGGGGCGATCGGAACCGCGAACCTCCCGCCGCCGCAAGGGCAAGCGCTAA